In one Candidatus Taylorbacteria bacterium genomic region, the following are encoded:
- a CDS encoding tyrosine--tRNA ligase (catalyzes the formation of tyrosyl-tRNA(Tyr) from tyrosine and tRNA(Tyr)) has protein sequence AGDELSSLLLESGFVESKSDWRRLVEEGAVHFVGSNEKITDPKYQVIEEMELRIGKKRFVRIRVK, from the coding sequence GCGGGCGACGAACTTTCTTCACTGCTTTTAGAGAGTGGCTTCGTGGAATCTAAATCTGATTGGAGAAGGTTGGTGGAAGAAGGGGCAGTACACTTCGTGGGCTCGAATGAAAAAATAACTGACCCGAAATATCAAGTTATCGAGGAAATGGAGCTTCGAATAGGCAAGAAACGGTTTGTGAGGATACGTGTAAAATAA